The Arvicola amphibius chromosome 4, mArvAmp1.2, whole genome shotgun sequence genome includes the window agttcaaggccagcctgatctacagagcgagtttcaggacagccaggaccgatatacagagagaccctgtctcgaaacaaacaaacaaattggtCTTAATACCCAGGGTGGCCAAAACTGCATTTCTGGGAGGCAAgagtcaccacacctgactctctGTGTAAATGAGTCTTACCTCACATTTCCTTTTTGTAGTATATATTCTGTAATAGTAGCTATATCCTGAGAAAGATAATACCCTTCTTAGGCTTTGATCAGATTTACTAATGcagaggccaaaaaaaaaaatattgctgtcattgtttttcttccctaGGCGGCCGTGGCCCTGAAGGACATTTCCTGGCAGCAGCCCTACCCTATGGACTTCTATGCCGGCAGCTCATTAGGGCCCTGGACTGTGAATCACGGTCGGGACCCAGGACCCCGGGGTCTTGGTCAGCAGGAAAAGGTAGGCGGGGACCTCAGCGGTGGCGAGCTGTAATCCCGCAGGCACAGTCTTGGCTTCAGGCTGCCTCCTCAGCGACGTGAGCCACGGCCGCCGCCCTGAGGACACCGGGGGAAATGCACGGTTGCCGGGTGGAGGTTGCGGTAGTGAGACCCGGCTGTGTCACCTCCCTCAGGTGCAGCAGGGCTCCCAAGGCCCGTCTCCAGCCCCGGCCTGTGGAGGTTGCAGCTGCGCCGACCGGAAGGCTACCCCGCCGGCTCCCTGAGGCGTCTCCAGCCGCAGGTATTTACGGCTACACCCCACCTTTTTTGTCTTCGGAGCGCCCGCCTTCTGGGTGTTGTCGGCTCGGGCCCCGCCCCTCGCAGGTTCCACTTCCGCCCAGGGAAGACCCGCTTCCGGTGGCTCTGCGGGATGGCGTCGCGGCAGCCCCTGAGAGTGCTGTGCCTGGCGGGCTTCCGGCAGAGCGAACGGGGCTTCCGTGAGAAGACTGGAGCGCTGAGGAAGGCGCTGCGGGGCCGCGCAGAGCTCGTGTGCCTCAGCGGGCCACATCCGGTCCCCGAGGCAGCAGCTCCCGAGGGCGCCGGGCAATACTCCGGTGAGACAAGCCTGCTCCGGAAATGCCCCGCAACTTACCGGTTCCCTCAACACAGCGGACCTCCCGGTTCTCACCCAGGCTCCAGCCTGCGCGTTCTGATCTCCTTTATCTGTGTCCAGTCCCTACCGCGTCCCTCCCAAGCTtgccctcccccttctccccgaCCCTCTCTAACCCTGGTCCCCTGCTCTTCTCCCATCTGCTTCTAGGGCCCTGTGCTCCGGAGGAGCAGCCTCGAGGCTGGTGGTTTTCCGAACAGGAAGCAGATGTTTTCTCCGCGCTGGAAGAGCCTGCGGCGTGCAGGGGTTTGGAGGCGGCCCTAGAAACGGTGGCAAAAGCCCTGGACTCGCTGGGGCCTTTTGATGGACTTCTTGGCTTCAGCCAGGGGGCTGCACTAGCAGCTTTTGTTTGTGCCCTGGGTCAGGCAGGCGATCCCCGCTTCCCCTTGCCGCGATTTATCATACTTGTGTCAGGGTTCTGCCCCCGAGGATTTGGCTTTAAGGAGTCCATCCTACAGAGCCCCTTGTCACTACCTTCACTTCATGTTTTTGGGGACACTGATCGAGTCATCCCTTCTCAGGAGAGTATGCAGTTGGCTAGCCGATTTCTTGGTGCTGTCACCCTCACTCACTCTGGAGGACACTTCATCCCAGCAGCTGCATCCCAGCGTCAGGCCTACCTCAAGTTCTTGGACCAGTTTACAGAGTGAAGGGCCAGCAAAGTCTCGGAACTGCCCCCACTTGCTCTAGCAGCTGGCTGTCTCGTGCCCTCCTGTTCTTAGCATTCTGGAATCTCCACCGTGGCACTCCTCCCGTGCTTAGTTAAAGACAACTGTCCCTTACTGGAGCAAAGAGGAGCGGGTAGCCTTGATAAACATGAGAAGGCCAGAATGCCCGTGAGAGGAGAGCGATGCTCAAACGGGCCGGCACCCCAGTGATTGCCGCACAATAAAGCAGTTTAGATTGAGGATTTTGGGGAAAGAGGACACTTGACAAGGCTCTGACTGGGTCACCTGCTTTTAGGCTTCCTTAGACCCCAGTACCTGAGAATTgagagttgtttttcttttggtcccTGGCCCTGTTCTTCCATAACTGCCCCATCCTTTCTGAACTCTGAGCTTGAAGGCTTGGATTGTACCAGGTGTTGCAGAGACCAAAGACAACACAGAATAAACTGCCTTTTCCTAAGGAGCCCATCTGCAGGGTTTGTGAGATTAATGCTCTTCCTAATTATCCTGATGTGTTGAGAAAGCCTTGGGAGGTGCAGTCAGTTATGGGCACTTTAAGGATTACCGCCTTGCTATGTTCTTATTTCGGTGTTCAGTCCAGCCACACGCTGCTCTCTGACTTCTGACAGACAGCTTTTTCTAGGACATCACAGGGTCCTACCTAATCCTAATACCTAAGCCATTGTCCTCTAGGGAGCTTAATAACAGGAGTTGAGGCTGGCACGGATACTCCAAGTCATCCTTAGATGTCCCTTGGCAGAGAAGTGGAGGGGCTGAAGAACACAgcctgctcttgcaggggacccaggttcagttcccagcactcaagtgatacctcacaaacatctataactaGTTCCAGAGGCTCTAACCCCAGtcccaggcatacacatggtatatGTTTAAAGTCAGTGACCCAGTGGCCCAGGGTGAGgcacatgcaggcagaggtgggaTCTGATTTTGAGGACAGTGTGGTCTCCCGAGGCCAGGTGTTCCCTTCCTCCAGACTACTCAGATGTATTCTGTGGAATCAGCCAGGCCTCTGGTTTCCTTAGGACTTAACTTCCACCAAAGGGGccgtgagatagatggctcagcaggtaaaggcatcgACTgccaaaacatgaaaacaaatccTCACACGCactgaaatctttttaaaattaaaggaaaaaaaatagaccGGAATTATACCCAAAGGTCCATTTACCGGTTGTAGAACCTTTTGTGACAAAGTAAGGTGAGGAGTTGGTCTCTGCCTTGCTGTAGTCTTCCAGGggttactttctttttcttttttttttttgtttgtttttttgttttttttttttttttgttttgttttgttttttgtttttcgagacagggtttctctgtagctttgaagcctatcctggaactagctcttgtagaccaggctggtctcgaactcacagagatccgcctgcctctgcctcccgagtgctgggattaaaggcgtgcgccaccaccgcccggctaaggggTTACTTTCTTGACAAGAAGACATTGTAACAGATGGGATTACTCCTATAAACCTATTGGCTTTGGCCCGTTAGTATTTCTGCTTTTCTGAAAATGATGGATCTGCAAATCAGTACTCAGACTCAGGCAGTCCTAGGCTGCCCCCTCTTGGCGGGCTCCAGCTGGGGTAAAGGACCTGTACTCCTTGGGAGTCCTCTAAATAAAGATCCATGTGAATGGTCTTCAGGCCCTGGCTCTAcaaggaaaaagggaggagaaggtTTAGGCAGAGCCTTATTAGGTGAAACAGAAGTGCTCATGCTTGGGAGTAAAGATTCCTCCTGTGAATCAGAATGGTTGTCACCTCTCACAGTACAGACTGAACCCCTGTGGGCCACTTACATGAGGAACATTTGTTCAATTGGAATTCTTAGAGAAAACTATAGATCTATTTGACAGACTGCCCTGGTCATTCCTGAGCCGGGTATTTGAAACCTTTGGTAGAGTTTTAAATCCCTGGTAAATATGTATTACTAGGAAAGGGCTTCTAATGGGACTAAGAACCCTCTGCAGGGGAGAGAAAGCAGGTCCCCTGAGGAATCACTGCTGTAAAAGTTTCAATTTAGCTGTgtaggcctggtggcacacacctttaatcccagcacttaggaggcagaggcaggtggatctctaaattcagggccagcctggtctacaaagcaagttccagggctgctacatagagaagccctgtctctaaaaataaaagcacactttttttttttcaatttatagcCCAGGCAAATAAGGTCAAGAGGCAATAACATCTATTGAGAAATAACTATACCAGACAATGGGACAAGTAGAAGCACATcatctaatttatttttgagacaagatctcaccagAGTTCTGGTTAGTCTTGcactcacagaaattcacttatttctctctgtcttccaaatgctgggattcaaaaGTATCTACCACCATGgcttaactcatttatttttggtGCCATGAGCCAAACCTAGGACCTGGGGCATGCTAAGCACAGACTGTACCATGAAGCTCTATGTTCAGCCCACCGCCTTATTGCCTAATTTCACTTTGTAATGTCATGAAGTAAGTACTGTCATTAACCTAATAACTGAATTTTACAATTGAAACAGACACAATTACTCAAGATTGGATGATTCGGATCCAAAAGTTCACATTCTTGCCTGTTGCCATCACCTGCCTCCCTCCCCGATGTTTTGAGACACAGAAGATCTCACCatattgcccaggctagcctggagcttcTGAACTCATGGGCTCactttcctcagcctcctgagtagctgggccTGCATGTACTTATCACCACTGCTCCTGGTTTGGGTGGTTTCTCTGCTGTAGAAAGCAGGCAGTAACTACCACTTCACTATAGGCTAAATGCCCAACTTGGGCCTCAGCTTTCCAATCCGTAAAATAATCCTTGGGGAAGATGGTTTACACTAAATGCTTTCTAGGATACCAGACAATCGCAGCATTGTACAGGCAACCTTCTGCCTATGTCCTTCTGACGGGTTCAGTCTGCACTGTGTCTTTTTAGAATATCCCTGtagttctgttttatttatttatttattttctgcatcGATCAGATCAGAGGATTTCTAAAGCTCTGAAGAGAGCACCCTAGCAGAGTCCCTCAGCAGCCCTTGCCACGGATTCGG containing:
- the Ovca2 gene encoding esterase OVCA2, with the protein product MASRQPLRVLCLAGFRQSERGFREKTGALRKALRGRAELVCLSGPHPVPEAAAPEGAGQYSGPCAPEEQPRGWWFSEQEADVFSALEEPAACRGLEAALETVAKALDSLGPFDGLLGFSQGAALAAFVCALGQAGDPRFPLPRFIILVSGFCPRGFGFKESILQSPLSLPSLHVFGDTDRVIPSQESMQLASRFLGAVTLTHSGGHFIPAAASQRQAYLKFLDQFTE